The DNA segment TCTTTCCAAGGTTCTTCGCTATCGGTAATGGCTGGAATAGGGTAGCCAGGCCCTGCTTTCACAACGTAGCCAACCTGAATAACCTCCTTTTCTTGCACTCCCGGTGGAAGAAATAGACCTGTTTTGGTTCGTTCTTGTTCGCTCTTGGGTTTTACAAGAATACGATCACCAACCAGAGATACTTTTGTAAAATCAATATTTTCAAGAGCTAGTGACATGCAGTAATCCGTCGTTTTATTTGTTGTGAATTACTTTTTAAGCTCGTAGAAGCATCTTTTAGGAGAAATAACTTCACCTGTTCCTACAAGTTCCTTAATGATTTTATCAACCTCTTTCTTGTCAACCTGTGCAGCATCAGCTACTTCGCCAGCCTTTAAAGGCTTTCCTGCATTCTTAAATGCGCTAACGATCTTTTCTTTGCTATCCATGGTATCTTCCTTTTTAAGGGTTAAACATTTATAGGACAAAAATGCATGTTTTGCTTTTT comes from the Alistipes sp. ZOR0009 genome and includes:
- a CDS encoding co-chaperone GroES family protein is translated as MSLALENIDFTKVSLVGDRILVKPKSEQERTKTGLFLPPGVQEKEVIQVGYVVKAGPGYPIPAITDSEEPWKDNKEEVKYVPLQPKEGDLVVYLQNSAWELKINDQKLFILPNNAVLLIVSNQDLFK